A region of the Salvia splendens isolate huo1 chromosome 11, SspV2, whole genome shotgun sequence genome:
gtagaaaaaaccagaccgccgccaccaccacctgcaccaaaaGAGACGCAGTACGTACCACAGCCGTCGCCGCCAGAAGAACATCACTATTATTACTGCGAATTCCCCCCCGAGGTAGAGCAAGTAAATGCAGTAGGACAGTGGaatgcaaatggcaactggatccaggggaagcaaagAGACGCTCCATGGAGGGGCCACCCCAACTTCAGGTGGACAGATTagaatcaaagccaacaactCCCACTATCGACACAACAACTACAACCCTCTGACGGACAACCTAATTGGTCTGCTCGGATCCAGGAGAAGCCAAATGCTGGAGGAAACAGAATGCAGGGAAGTCAGACAGGTTGGTCaaatggacctcaagggaaTTGGTCAAGCGTAGGACATCCTAGCTGGTCAAGCAGACAACAGGAAGGAAACTGGGGATACAGGCAGCTAGCATCTCAGTCAAGCAACCAAGGAAGGCAACCAAACAACCTGATGGTTACTTATGTCCCGCCACACCAACGAGGAGGCCAGCAACAGGGAAATCAATTCTACAACCATTAGCCATACCTGCTCTAACATTACGAGCGATCTGACTACCCACAGCCCAACCATGGAGGGAGGCCGCCAAATCAGAAATATAACCGCTACTCCAATGATAGCCCGAGCAATATGATAGTACCGCACCACACAAATGATGCGATGCAGGAAATCCAGGAAACTCAGAGGGAGCAGCGGGCGGTATTAGAGATGCTGACATAACAACTTTCTCTAGTTGCAACGTCCCTAGGAGAGTTAAAGGGAAATGACGGAAGAATTCCAGCTACTGAACAGCCGCTTGGGCGTGAACACATTAGCAAAGTGTCCCTAAGGTCGGGAAGGGTCTACCAAGGCCCCAGTTATCCTGCGACGTCCCAAACAATTGATCCTGGACCAAACCGTGAAGAGAAGAAAGAACCCAAGGTGGTGGATCAAGCGAAAGAGAAAGGCAAGGAAAAAGTGGGAGATGAAACCTCAGAAGGAAATCAGAAAGAGGGGGGGTGAGAAAGTTAAGCCGTATCCGTACCGCGGAATGGTGGCAAGAAGGAAGGACGCCACAATCGATGTGGCGAGTATGTTCAAAGATGTGGACGTTAAAGTACCACTCTTAACGGCATTTAAAATGCCCCATGTCAGCAAGTTTATTAAAGACTACCTGGCAGAGAAAGTCAATGAGGAGGGTAGAATGATTGCAGATGAAACTGTCTCTGCCGTGATCCAACGGAATGACCTCCCTTCAAAGAAGACCGACCCAGGAATGTTCACGCTCTCAATTTCAATCGGAGACGTCCAGGTGGAGCACGCCATGTGCGGCCTGGGAGCATCTATCAATGTTCTGCCATACTCCATCTATCAACGGCTGGGAAAGGCAAAGCTAGTCGACACGGATATAATGATACAGTTGACCGACAGATCATGTATTCACCCGGAAGGAATTCTGGAAGATGTTATTGTTAAGGTAAATAACTTtctgtacccagctgatttcttTGTAATCAAGATGACGGAGCCCGCAACAAAGGAGTCAAGCGGAGTCTTACTAGGACGGCCGTTCTTGTCCACAACCAGCACTATCATAGACGTACGAAATGGAACGATCAGCCTAGATTTCAAAGGAGAACAGTACACGTTCAATATTGATGAGGCCATGAACGTGTACTCCATCGATGTGACTGAGCCCTTGGTACAGGAGAATTTGGAGGAAGAATTTTTAAAAAGGCAGTTCACTGACTCCTCCGCAGATAAGGAAGTCGAAAAGGAAGTGGAAGAATGGTTTGAGACCATGAAGGTCGGAGAAATGGACGACAAAGCCGTCGCAAGTGCAATAAATGATTTTTGCGAGCGCCCAAAGCTAGCTGGGTCAAGTGGCACAGCTCAAGTATCTAGCCTAGCGAAGCGGCATGATCAAGGCGAGCTACTGGAAAGAGACACAGCAGAAAACCCTCTGCCCAATGAAGAACCAAAACCTGCAAAAGAGTTAAAACCCCTTCCTGCACATCTAAAGTACGCCTACCTGGGTGAAGATGAAACCAAGCCTGTCATCATCAACAATCAATTAACCCAGGGGCAGGAAGACAGATTGCTGGAAGTATTAAGAAGGAATCAGAGGGCCATCGGCTGGAAGCTGATAGATTTGGTAGGCATCAGCCCGGACTtatgcatgcatcacatccaactggaggaaggagccaagccacaccgcgaccaacaacggaaactcaatcccaacatgagggaagaggtgctaAAGGAAATCGTCAAGTTGGTTTCGATCGGGATTATCTATTTCATTCCCGACAGTAACTGAGTCAGCCCAGTGCACATGGTGCGTAAGAAATGAGAGATTCAAGtggtaaaaaacaaaaaaaatgagctAATCCCGACAACGCCAGTTACTGgatggagaatgtgcatagattacAGGAAGCTGAACCAAGCTacgaagaaggatcacttccctccgccgttcattgatcaaatgttgGAGAAGTTGGCAGGGAAGCAGTACTTCAGTTTCCTGGATGGTTATAGTGGCTATTTCCAGATTGCTGTGAATCCAGAAGACTAGGATAAGACGACGTTCACCTGCCCTTTTGGCACTTACGCTTACAGGAGAATGCCTTTTGGCCTCTGTATCGCCCCGGGCACCTTCcagagatgcatgatgagcattttctcaGACCTATTAGAGGACTGCATTGAGATTTTCATGGACAATTTTACTGTCTATGGGGATGATTTTGATCAAGGGCTGCATAGTCTGAACAGGGTATTGGAAAGATGCCGCCAGAAGGACTTGGttctgaatttcgagaaatgccattttatggttaccGAAGGAATAGTCTTTGGCCACATAGTGTCAAGCAGAGGGATCGAGGTCGACCCAGCAAAGATAGCGGTCATTGCAAAACTTCCATACCCTACCAACCAGAAGGAGATCAGAGCTTTTCTGGGGCACGCTGGGTTCTATAGACAattcataaaagatttcgcaaagatAGCCCAGCCACTGAACCGACTTCTTCAGAACGATGTCGAGTTTGAGCTCTCAGATGCTTGCAAAGCCGCGTTCCAATTTCTAAAAGATCGATTGATAAGCTCTCCAATAATACGTGCCcccgactggaatcacccctttgaggtgatgtgcgatgctagtgactatgctgtgggggcaGTATTAGGTCAGAAAATTGAAGGGAAGAGTTATGTCATCTTTTACGCCTCCAAAACTCTGAATCAGGCACAAAAGAACTATGATgtgaccgaaaaggagatgctatcaGTAGTCTTCGCGTTTGAAAAGTTCAGACCATACTTGCTTGGTTCCAAAGTAATTGTTTATACAGATCAtgcggccatcaaatacctcTTAGCAAA
Encoded here:
- the LOC121754455 gene encoding uncharacterized protein LOC121754455, which encodes MKPQKEIRKRGGEKVKPYPYRGMVARRKDATIDVASMFKDVDVKVPLLTAFKMPHVSKFIKDYLAEKVNEEGRMIADETVSAVIQRNDLPSKKTDPGMFTLSISIGDVQVEHAMCGLGASINVLPYSIYQRLGKAKLVDTDIMIQLTDRSCIHPEGILEDVIVKVNNFLYPADFFVIKMTEPATKESSGVLLGRPFLSTTSTIIDVRNGTISLDFKGEQYTFNIDEAMNVYSIDVTEPLVQENLEEEFLKRQFTDSSADKEVEKEVEEWFETMKVGEMDDKAVASAINDFCERPKLAGSSGTAQVSSLAKRHDQGELLERDTAENPLPNEEPKPAKELKPLPAHLKYAYLGEDETKPVIINNQLTQGQEDRLLEVLRRNQRAIGWKLIDLVDYRKLNQATKKDHFPPPFIDQMLEKLAGKQYFSFLDGYSGYFQIAVNPED